In the Archocentrus centrarchus isolate MPI-CPG fArcCen1 chromosome 11, fArcCen1, whole genome shotgun sequence genome, TACCAAgtaaaattttatgtttttaaggaGTTTGACAAAATAGTTTCTCAACAGACTAAGCCTTTACCTTTTCTTGGCAGCTTAAATTTTCTTTGGCTTGTGAACGCAGATATCCATAAAAATGGTGCATTGCCTTTTATAAACAAAGGTTGCATGAACGTATGAATGCAGAGCACAAAATGTAGGTGGAAGAGGCTGAAGTGCAGAAGTGAACAGAGcagtatgtttttattttttcaggtctgctgtttttaaagaaaagccatattttaattttttttttcccatttgcaGGTCGGCTCATAGCATGAATTACATGTCTTTACTGTTGATAAAAAAGACCTCCAACTGCTCTGGCAATTGTGCAAAAACTGATTTTCCAGTGACAGTTAAGAATTACTTGATCACAGTGAACAGCAGAGTCTTGAGGTTCTTGCATTGAGCTGGTTTATCGGTTAGTGTGAGGAGGCcagtgctttaaaaacaaacacctccACAAAATTAGTGCACccgttttttggggggtttttttcccATTGGACCAAAATGCAAACTTGTGCAAATACAGAACTACCTGATTTATGCAAAGTCATGATAACATATTGCATTTCACCTACCTCTGAGCAGAGGAAACTAGTTCTACTCATGTATTTCACACAGAATTCCATTATTGTGTGACTGAGGGGATGAGACTGGATATCTGTAGGACAACTAAAGTTAAACTGCTCTTAGTGGAACCTgaacaaaatgcaaaatcatGCAAAAGTTGAAACACTGATCTATCTGGTTTAAGCAAAGTCATGATAACGCAGCACTGGAGCAACCTTTGAGCAGGGAAAACTGGTTCTATTCACGTAGCTCCCAGAGCATTCTTTTGCTATGCTGTGTCTGAGGGGATGAGACTGGATATCAGAATGGCTTCTAAGGTGCAGATAAAATCCATTAATATACTGCTGTAAATCAGAGATTGGTGACAGACATGCAGACAAAATATTAGGGTAACAAAAGCAGCTTTGCTATTACATTGAGTGTAAAGACACTATGACAGAACGCCCTTTATGAATCTTAAACTAATGTGTGATTGTCTTCATGGCTTCTCTGTTACTCTGTGCTTGCATTTGTGCAAGGCTGTCATACTGTGTTTCTCAGTAGGTGTGAATCCTTCCATTATTGGTACATTAGTGCTTTTTTCTCAGACTTCGAGGTAAGAAATATTCAACCTTTTCAGTATTCTACTGTTTGCCGTTTGCCTCAAGATATAAACATATTGCACATGCTTGAATGCATTGCATCATCACTGAACCTttttttatgagaaaaaaaaatctccacaaAGCTAATGCACTTCTTTTTAttgacagaacagaaaaaatgcAAAGTCGTGCAAAGGATGCAATACTGACCTAAATATTCTATGCAAAgtcatgaaaacacacagcattTGAGCTACCTTTGGGCGGAGAAAATTACTTCTAGTCACATAGTTCACACCTTTGCTGTAGTGTGACTGAGGGGGATATATATGATTTCTGAGGTGGCCTTAAACTGCTGTTAGTCAAACCTGAACAGCTAACTTAACAGGAACTGTTGTTAGAGATATGCACAATGTATATTGGCAAGAAAAGGCGCTCTGACATTATGCAGCATTACATACAACTGTGTGTGAATATCAGATGTCTTTCAGTGTGTCTTGTCCCTGGGGGTTCTCCAGCCAATGAGGAGGCCAGCTGGCTTTGACACTTGGTCTCTCCCTCAGCAGATTGTAATACTCTCCCAGTTTAGGGTAACGCTCTGCAGACAACCTACGGATCAGAAACATAGAAAGCATTTCAAGTCCACTGTCTATAGCtcctcttttattttactgACACGGAAATGCAAACAGCCTCAGCATTTTTACCCAAATCTGAAGAGAGTGGCAACTGTTGGAAAAACCACCACGTCTGCTAGTGTGAAGGACGGTCCTGCCAGCTGAGAGCCTGAgccaagcttaaaaaaaaaaaaaaaatacatcaagcTTGAATAAATCAGTCAGTAAGTCAGTTTgaacttgtgtgtgtgctgttcatTGACATACTTTCTGCAGGTAACCCTCCCAGAGTTTGAGCTCAGTGATCAGAGCTTCTTTGTTTCGCTTCAGAGCCGAATCATGTCTCTCTTCTTCGGGGACATACCACTCGTAGTAGATAACCgcatctgaaaaaacaaacaaacaaaaaaaaaaaacattaaacataaaacattaaagtttcagtgtgtaaaatctcaccactagatggcagcagattgcagactgcagtcaacTGAGTTGTTTTCTTAGCCTCtgaattcaagtgcataatcatAGCTACAgtaggacaaacatgttttagtcagccaagagatcaaaaacatgaaatttaGACTGTAACCCATAACGGCCGTGTCAGGCCGGAGGGTTTCTGCTACTgtttatgtgtaaaaaaaaccaCTTTTGTTCacataatattttaacatatttgaataatatcatCACTtagcaataaaacagaaataaaaaatatttcacagtattttacatttttactgctGATTAACCTCAAAAACTCTAGCCGCTGGTCAGTGAGTGTACCCAGATATGAAGGACTCTGAATCAGAGCAGCTCCAGAGTCTTCTGCTATCGTGGGAGGCTGTCGgtctgctgtttacctcagctgtcaatatgCTGAGTGTGGAGCATCCacatctatttactctggaggaggctgtaaaactttgtgaaaggagtccaatACGAGTtgagtcagagaagctcacttctgttcAATGACATCAATACTGAGGTGAGCCGCTGAGGATTTCTTCAACGTTTCTGTCAGAAGGCACTCCTGTTTTTACTGCTGTAGCcgctgttagcctctgttagccGGCAAAACTTTCTTTAGAGTGGACGTAACATTGTTAGACTCTGACGCTATAAAGGGTAAAGAACAcgtatgccaaatttcatggctcataTAAACCAGAGAAGTCTGGTGTGTGATGAGAGTGTGATGCCAAATCCTCCCACTTTATTTTGTGTGGGAGGATAAAAAGTCTTGCCCCAAATGTAATAATGATCAGGATTGTAGATATCAGGATTTGAAAAAACAGGTAACACTTACTGAGTTTCTCATAGAATGTGAGTCCCTCAAACATGCGCTGGTACATCAGAGCTTGCTCTGTTTGGCTGTCTGGGATCAGTTTGGTTCCCTGGGATTTAAACTGGCTCTGCCAGTTATaaagaaaagacacacacatttaaacgtGGCACATTTTGTGATGTTGTGTGTAGTTTAAGTGGAAATTTGTGTTCTCACCTCCAGGTAAAAACAGGCTGCATAGGATTCATTGACAATGATGTCTCCATGTTTGAAAGTGGGAagctgaaaggaaaaataaatatagtaaattatatatacatatatattatatatattgtaaGCGAAAAAGCTGCCATTAGTTACTGCATATCAGGCTCTTGGTGCTAATTTGGTCATCTTGAGTgctttttacacctgcaccactgAGAGCATCATGCCTGGAAGCATCACCAGCTGAATGTGAAACTGAACGaaacaggacttcatggcccttaaaagggtggttcgttcaactgaacggaccatcagaaccaacctccccaacctgcaggacatttacaccaagcagtgcaggttaAGGGCTACGAAGATCcttaaacagcccagccaccccggacagtctctctgctcccatcaggctggcgttaccgctgcctgaggactaagccatctgtctgctcaactctgagccctaaactgGACAATCATGTACAATGTAAATGATTATATTATTCTATTATTCTATGTATAATGTATATAGTgcatagtgtgaattactttatattcttcttatttatatatatattttt is a window encoding:
- the LOC115787791 gene encoding glutathione S-transferase A-like produces the protein MAKDMTLLWGSGSPPCWRVMIALEEKNLQGYNQKLLSFEKMEHKSKEVLDINPRGQLPTFKHGDIIVNESYAACFYLESQFKSQGTKLIPDSQTEQALMYQRMFEGLTFYEKLNAVIYYEWYVPEEERHDSALKRNKEALITELKLWEGYLQKLGSGSQLAGPSFTLADVVVFPTVATLFRFGLSAERYPKLGEYYNLLRERPSVKASWPPHWLENPQGQDTLKDI